The Streptomyces sp. RKND-216 genomic sequence TCGCACAGGCCCTGGAACAGCAGGGTCACACGGTCGCCGTGGTCGACCGCGACCCCACGGCGTTCCGTCGGCTGGGCTCCGGCTTCGGCGGGCGTCGAGTGACCGGGCTCGGCTTCGACCAGGACACCCTCCGGGAGGCCGGAATCGAGGAGGCCGGCGCGTTCGCCGCCGTCAGCAGCGGCGACAACTCCAACATCATCTCGGCCCGGGTCGCGCGGGAGAACTTCGGCGTGGAGAACGTCGCCGCCCGCATCTACGACCCGCGCCGCGCCGAGGTCTACCAGCGGCTCGGCATCCCCACGGTCGCGACCGTGCGCTGGACCGCCGACCAGATGCTGCGACGGCTCCTGCCGTCGGGCGCGGAACCACTGTGGCGCGACCCCAGCGGCGGCGTGCAGCTCGCGGAGGTGCACGCGTCCGAGGAGTGGGTGGGCCACCGGGTCAGCCGGCTCCAGGAGGAGACGGGCGTACGCGTGGCCTTCCTCACCCGGCTGGGCGAGGCCATGCTGCCGACGTCGCAGACCGTGCTGCAGGAGGGTGACCTGGTGCATGTGATGATGCGCACCGACCAGGTCGCCGAGACGGAAGCGGCCTTCGCGAAGGGCCCCGAGGAGGCGCAGCAGCGATGAGGGTGGCGATTGCGGGTGCCGGAGCCGTCGGCCGCTCCATCGCGGGCGAACTCCTCGAGAACGGCCACGAGGTGCTGCTCATCGACAAGACGCCGTCGGCGATCTCCGTCGAGCGCGTCCCGCTGGCGGAGTGGCTACTGGCCGACGCGTGCGAGATCACGTCGCTGGACGAGGCGGCGCTGGAACGGTGCCATGTGGTGATCGCAGCGACCGGCGACGACAAGGTGAACCTCGTGGTCTCGCTGCTGGCGAAGACCGAGTACGGGGTGCCGCGGGTGGTGGCCCGGGTCAACAACCCGAAGAACGAGTGGCTCTTCAACGAGTCGTGGGGCGTCGACGTCGCGGTGTCGACACCGCGCCTGATGTCGGCGCTGGTCGAGGAAGCCGTGAGCGTCGGCGACCTGGTGCGGCTGCTGCGCTTCTCGCAGGGCGACGCGAACCTCGTCGAGCTGACGCTCGCGCCGGAGGCCGCGCTGGCGGGAACGCGGGTCGGCGACGTGGCCTGGCCGCAGGACACCGCGCTTGTGACGATCATCCGGGGGAACCGGGTGCTCACACCGAACCCGAACGACGCCCTGGAGGCCGGGGACGAGCTGCTGTTCGTGGCCGCGCCGGCGCGGGAGGAGCAGCTGGAGGACCTGCTGTCCGTCCGCGGGTCAGGCTGACGCCCGGGGGCAGCCGACGTACGGCGCCTCGCGGCTGCGGGGTTCCGCCCCGCCCGCACGTGTCCGGAGGACTCCCGGTGAACGCAGGTGACGCCGGTGGCTCTCACGCTGCGGCCCCGCGCGCCCGGAGACCACCCCGCAGGCCGCCACGTCGGGCCGACCGGTGTGGGCGGGGAGCCGGTGACGGCGGAGAGGGGGCGCCCGTCGGCGCTCCAGTCCCCCGCGACCGGCCGGGTCCCGGCGGCGCCGTCGGGCACGCGCTCGACCCGCCGCTGCTGCGGCGGGCCGAGGCGCCGAACAGTGCGGGGCGGTCGCGGGCGGAGCACCGCCCTCCGGGCTGTGCCCGGCCCGTGGCGGGCGGGTCGGCCGCCCGGCCCGGAGGGCCTACGCGCGGTGACGGCCGCGTTCGGGCGCGGGGGTGTCGTCGGCCTTCGGGGCGGCCTCCGCGGCCTTCGCCTCCTCCTCGGCCTCCATCTCGGCGAGGACGTTGATCGGCGGCGGGGCCTTCGCCAGGAAGATCCAGGTGAGGTAGACGGCCAGCAGCAGCGGGGGGATCTTCAGGGCGACGGTGACCCAGCCGAAGCGGGTCGGGTCGGCGAAGAAGTACAGGGGGAAGAGGATCGCCGACTTGGTCAGGAAGATGAAGCCCCAGGCGTAGCTGGCCTTGACGTAGGCGCGCTTGCGGCCCGGGTTACGGGTGCGCCAGGAGAGGTTCTCCTTGAAGATCGGCCCCAGGATGATGCCGAGCAGCGGATAGCCGGTGGCCGCGCTGATCAGGTAGGCCAGCGCGAGGCCGAGCCCGTACAGCATGCCCGGCAGGTAGAAGTCCTTCGCGTCCCCGGTGAAGACGGCGAAGGCTACGCCCACCGCGACGCCGAAGACGCCGCTGAAGGCATGCTTGACCGTGCTGCGGCCGAGGAGCCGTGCGACGCCCATCAGGGCGGAGAGGACGAGTGCGGCGATGGCCGCGGTGTGGATGTCCCGGTTGATCGTGTAGATCAGGATGAAGCAGAGCCCGGGGACGGTCGTCTCGATGAACCCGCGGAGGCCGCCGAACGCCTCCAGCAGCGCGGCGTGCGTCTCGGCCTGGTACGTCGCTCCGTCGGGTGACGCCGGGGTCCCGTCCTCAGCGGGCGGGGGCGTGACCCCTTCACGGTTCTGGTGGGCGGTGTCCCTGTCGAGTGAGGTCACCCGCTACTCCTGTCCGAGGGGTCGCAGTTCGTACTTGGGGTTGAAGAGCACGGGGCGGCCCCGGTTCATCGCCAGCCGGCCCCAGGCGATCACCTTGCGCCCGGGTTCGATACCCGCGATCGCCCGCCTGCCGAGCCACACCACGTCCAGGGCGGCCGAACCGTCGAAGAGTTCGGCCTCCAGGGTGGGAACTCCGGCGCGTGGCCGCAGCGTCACGGTGCGCAGTGTACCGGTCACGCGGACGAACTGCCGGTCCGCGCACTCGCTGATGCGCGTGCAGCCGGTGGTCGCCGTGTCCTCGCGCAGTTCGGCGGACCGCAGATCTTCCTCCGAGGAGGACAGCCGCTCCAGGAAGCGCCGGAAGCGCCCGTGGGCGGGCTCGTCGCGGGTGGCACCTTTCATAGCGCCAGCGTACCCGCGCCGGGCAAGGGATCCCGGCCCTGCGGGACCCGGCCGTCGGTGAGCTCCAGTACCTCGGCGGCGAGACCAAGGAGCGCCTCGTCGCGGGTGGCCACAGGGCGGTGATGCCCTCGCTGCGAACGACGGCGCGGAGCAGTTCCATCACGGCGAGTCCGGTGTCGGCGTCGAGCTGGCCGGTGGGCTCGTCGGCGAGGAGCAGGCGGGGGCGGTTGGCGAGGGCGCGGGCGAGCGCGACGCGCTGCTGCTGGCCGCCAGAGAGTTCACCGGGACGCTGTGCGGCATGGTCGGCGAGGCCGACGAGGGAGAGCAGCAGCGCGACGCGCTCCTCGCGTTCGGCGGTGGGAGCACGCCGCAGACGCAGCGGGACGCCGACGGTCTCGGCCGCGGCGAGCACCTGGAGCAGGCCGAAGCCCTGGAAGACGAAGCCGACGCGGTCCCGGCGCAGCTCCAGCAGCTGCTCGCGGGTCAGGTCGGCGAGGGCGGTGCCGTCGACGGTGACCGTGCCGTCGTCGGGGGTGTCGAGCCCGCCGACGAGGTTGAGGAGAGTGGTCTTAGCCGATCCGGAGCGTCCGCCGACGGCGGTGAGCCGGCCGCGCGGCACGGTGAACGAGACGCCGCGCAGCGCGTGCACGGCGGTGGCGCCGCTGCCGTACGTGCGGTGCAGGCCCTCGACGACCATCGGCTCGGGCCGCTGCTCCGGCGAGGTGCCGGCCTCCGCCGGTGCGGCGTCGCTCATGTGCGTCCCTGGTCCCCGTGCGTGCCCGGAGGCCCCTCCTACGGACCTCCGGCCCCGCTCCGCGACGCCCCGAGGCGTGTCGCGGCGGCGGGGCCGGGACGACCGTACCGCGCGGTGCGCGGCTGCGGCAGGGGTCAGCGGACCTCGGTGATCTCGGGGCCGCGCTGGAGCTTGTCGATGCCTCCGGCGAACCGGGAGCCCTCCTCGACGGTCTCCTGCCGGACACCCTCGGGAACCATCTGGGCGTCCTCGGGGAGCTGGAGGACGATCGGGTCGCGCGGGGCCATCGGCGAGTCGCCGCGCACCACGACGGTGTCACGGAAGATCGACTCGAGCAGCCCGGCCTGCTCCGGCTGGACGGCACCCTGGCCGGAGATCACGCCGCGCAGGAACCAGCGCGGGCCGTCGACGCCGATGAACCGCACGACCTGCACGCCATGCTTGCCGTCGGGCAGCTGGACGGGGACCTGGGCACGCAGCTCCCAGCCGAGCGAGCCCTCCTTCTCGTCGATGACGCCGCCCTGCTTGGTGATGCCGGCGGCGATCTCCTCGCGGACCTCCTCCCAGATGCCCTCGCGCTTGGGCGCGGCGAAGGCCTGGAGCTGGACGGCGCTGTCGCGGAGCACGACGGTGGCCGCGACGATCGCGTCGCCGGCGACCTCGACGCGGAGTTCCATGCCCTCCACGCCGGGAACGTAGATGCCGCCGAGATTGACGCGACCCTTGCCGGGCTCGCCGACCTCCGAGAGGTCCCACGGGCCGTCCGGTCGCGGGGCCGGAGGCAGCTTGACGCGCTGCGCCTCGGCGTCGGTCACGCCGTCGGCGCCGGTGGCGTCGCCCCCGCCACCGTCGGACTGCTCGGTCTCGAACTCGTCCGAGGCGCCCCTCTCAGGCTTTTCGCTCTTCTTGCGACGACGTCCGAACACGTCACTGTCCTCTCAGGTCGGCGTCCAGGCCGGATTCGACCACAACGGAATCTTCTTGGCGTGCAGCGGTGCCGGTGCCGTGGCCCCCGGTCGAACCGAAGCCCCCCGCGGCCCGTGCCGAGCCCGGCAGCTCCTCCACCTCGTGGAAGCGCACCTTCTCCACCTGCTGAACGACGAGTTGGGCGATGCGGTCGAACCGTTCGAACCGCACCGTCTCGCGCGGGTCGAGGTTCGCCACGATCACCTTGATCTCTCCACGGTACCCGGCGTCCACGGTTCCGGGGGCATTGAGCAGCGAGAGGCCGCAGCGGGCGGCGAGGCCGGATCGGGGGTGCACGAAGGCGGCGTACCCGTCGGGCAGCGCGAGGGAAACCCCGGTGGGCAGCAGGGTCCGTTCGCCGGGGGCGAGCACGGCGGCCTCGGTGGTGACCAGGTCGAGGCCGGCGTCGCCGGGGTGGGCGTAGGCGGGGAGCGGCACCTCGGGGGCGAGGCGGCGGATCAGCACGTCGACGGGCGGCCGGCTCACGGGTTCACCTCGAAGGCGCGGGCGCGGCGGACCTGGTCCGGGTCGGCCATGGCGGCCTTGATCTCGGCCTCGCGGCCGTGGTCGACGAAGTGCTCGACCTTGACCTCGACGAAGACGGCGTCCGCGCGGACGGCGACCGGCCCGTCCGCGCCGCCGATGCGGCCGGTGGCCGTGCAGTAGATCTTGCGGCCGTGCCGGGCGAGGGCACGGGCGTCCAGGTGCAGCACCGTGTCCACGGGGACCGGGCGGACGAAGTCGGCCTCCAGACGGCCCGTCACGGAGATGACGTGCATCAGCCAGTTGAGGGAGCCGAGGGTCTCGTCCAGGGCGGTGGTGAGCACCCCGCCGTGGGCGAGACCGGGTGCGCCCTGGTGGGCGGGCTTGACGGTGAACTCGGCGGTGACGGTCACGCCCTCCCCCGCGCGGGCCTCCAGGTGCAGGCCGTGCGGCTGCTTCTCGCCGCAGCCGAAGCACTGGTCGTAGTGGGAGCCGAGCACCTCGCCGGGGGCGGGCGCATCGGGGTGACGGACCGGGGTCACGGCGTCGTCCGGCGGCGTCAGGGAGGTTCGGGCGGGTCGGTCTGCACTCACGTGTGCAGACCTTACCGGCGCGGAGGGCGGCGGCTCCGCGCGGCCGTGCCAAGCTGGAGGCATGGAGCAGCCTTCCACCCCCTCGGCGTCGTCCCCGTCCGCACCCTCCCCGCAGGGGGCCGCACGGCCGGCCAGGCCGTTCGACGAGCGGCTGACGGCGCCGCGGTCGTGGTGGCTGATCGCCGTGCTGGCCGGGCTGTCCAGCGGGCTGATCCTGCTGCCGGTGGGGGCGGTGGCCATGCTGGTCGGGCTGGTGGTGACGGGCGCGGCTGCCGCGGTCGGGGTGAGTGCGTACGGCTCGGCCCGGGTGCGGGTCGTCGCCGGCTCACTGGTCGCCGGGGACGCGCGCATCCCCGTCGCCGCGCTGGGTGAGGCATGGGCGCTGGACGCGGACGAGGCGCAGGCGTGGCGCACGTACAAGGCCGACCCGCGGGCGCACATGCTGCTGCGGGGGTACGTGCGCACGGCGGTGCGGGTGGAGGTCACGGACCCGGAGGACCCGACGCCGTACGTGTACGTCTCGACGCGTCGGCCCGAGGCGCTGGTGGTGGCGCTGCAGGCGGCCGGGGCAGGCGCTCCGGAGGGCTGACGGGCCCTGAGGGACTCGTGGGGCCCGGGACCCTTGCGGGCGGGCTCAGCGGCCGGGCGGGAGCCCGGGAGCACCGGGCGGGGGAAGTTCACCCGGCGGTGGCAGCTCGTGCCAGGGGACGGCGACCCGTCGGAGGTCGGTGCGGACCCGCTCTGCGAGCTTCGCGGTGTCGCGCCGGTTCATCACCGCACCCACGGCCGCACCCACCATGAACGGAGTGAGGCTGGGCAGGTTGCGCAGCGTCCGTTTGAGGAGCTGCTGCCGCAGTTCGCGGCGCATCTGCACGCCGAGGGCGGCGTTCACCGTCGCGGGTTTGGTGAGGTCGATCCGCCGCTCGGAGGTCCACGCCTGGAGGTAGGCGGTGGTGCGCTGCTGGAGGGTGCCGGGGGCACGGCGGCCGTACACCTCGTGCAGTTCGGCGATCAGCTTGAGCTCGATGGAGGCGACGCCGACGATCTCGGCGGCGAGTTCGGTGGGCATCGCCGGTGGGACGGGCATCATCGCGGCCGCGCCCACCCCGGCGCCGACCGTCGCCGAGCCCTTCAGAGCACCCGAGACGAGGCGGTCGGCGATCTCCTCCGGGCCGAGGCCCGGGAACTGGCGGCGCAGTGTCTCCAGGTCGCGCACCGGGATGCGCGGCGCGGTCTGCACGATGCGGTCGGCGACCACGCCGAGGAAGGCGCGGACCCGGCCGCGCCGTGAGCGGTCGTCGGGGGCGTCCGGATCGAGGGGGTCTGCTGCTTCCGGAACGTCCCCGCTCCCGGCCCGCTCGGCCTCGGCAGCCGGTTCCGCCCCTCCTACGGCACCGACGTCGCCGTCGGCCGCGTCGGCGCCGCTCCGGCGCGCCCACCGGACGCGCGGCAGGCGGCGGCGCGCGGGCACCGGTGCGAGCGAGGCGCCCTCGTCCTGGGCTCCTCGCTCGGCATCACGTGCGTCGTCTGCCGCCACGGCGGGGCGTAGCTGATCAGGCCGCGCAGTCGCGGCAGATCGGGTGCCCGTTCTTCTCGGCCGCCAGCTGCGAACGGTGGTGCACCAGGAAGCAGCTCATGCAGGTGAACTCGTCCGCCTGCCGCGGCAGGACGCGGACCGACAGCTCCTCGTTGGACAGGTCGGCGCCGGGCAGTTCGAGGCCCTCGGCCTGCTCGAACTCGTCCACGTCGACGTTGGAAGCGGACTTGTCGTTACGTCGCGCCTTGAGTTCCTCGATGCTGTCTTCGTTGACGTCGTCGTCGGTCTTGCGTGGGGTGTCGTAATCCGTTGCCATGTCGCTCTCCCCCTCTGGGTGTATGCGGTGTCTCAGCGCACGTAACGCGTGAGAGGCCGGGCTTGTGCCCGACCTGAGGCGGAGATTTTGCCTCACATCAAGGTCTGTTACTCAATCGACACCCGCCCCGACCCCCGAAGAGGCGATCGGGTGGGCAGTCGATCAGGACCGTAGATGGTCCGAAAGTCGCACTTGGCGCGCGCCACTCCGTGGTCTGCCCACGATCGACACCAGGCGAAACCCGGACGTTCCGGCATTTCTTCCCGGCCGAAGATCACACAGCGTCGATGCGGCCGAAATTGCCTGTGTGATCGATCACAGCCGCGCGGGCGCCCGTCCCGGTGGCGTCCGTGTCCGCCGAATTCCGTACATGTGCTCCTCCTCACACCCCTTCGGTCCACCCTCGGGCGAGCCGCGACGCACGGCTCAGACGGGCAGCACGACCCACACGACCAGGCCGCCCTCGTCCCGCGGCCGCGCCTGCACTGTGCCGCCGTGGGCCCGCACCACGGACCGCACGATGGACAGCCCCAGGCCGACGCCCCGGTCGCTTCCGGTCCGCTCGGAACGAAGACGCCGGAACGGCTCGAACAGGTTGTCCACCTCGTAGGCCGGGACGTGCGGCCCGGTGTTCTCCACGACCAGCAGCGCGTGCCCGGGCTGCGCCTCGGTGCTCACCGCCACCCAGCCGCCCTCGGGAAGGTTGTAGCGCACGGCGTTTTGCACCAGGTTCAGCGCCACCCGCTCCAGCAGTACCCCGTTCCCCTGCACGTACGCCGGCGGGCGCAGGCCGCCCAGCTCCACGCGCGCCGTCTGGGCGTCGGCACGCATCTGCTCCACGGCCCGGCCGGCCACCTCGGCGAGGTCGACGGGCTTGCGGTCGACGATCTCGTTCTCGCTGCGGGCGAGCAGCAGCAGGCCCTCCACCAGCTGCTCGCTGCGTTCGTTGGTGGCCAGCAGGGTCTTGCCGAGCTGGTGGACCTCCGGGGAGGCGTCCGGGTCGGAGAGCTGCACCTCCAGCAGCGTGCGGTTGATGGCGAGCGGGGTGCGCAGCTCGTGCGAGGCGTTGGCGACGAAGCGCTGCTGCGCGGTGAACGCCCGGTCCAGCCGGTCCAGCATCTCGTCGAAGGTGTCGGAGAGCTCCTTCAGCTCGTCGTCCGGACCCTCCAGCTCGATGCGCTTGTGCAGGTCCGACCCGGCCACCTGGCGAGCGGTGCGGGTGATGCGGCCCAGCGGAGACAGCACCCGGCCGGCCATCACGTAGCCGAACGCGAACGCGGCCAGGGCGAGGCCCATGAGCGCCAGCAGCGAGCTGCGCAGCAGCTCGTCCAGGGCATGGGCACGCTGCACGTCGTTGCACTGCGCGAGGCGGCGCATCAGCTCCTCGGCCGGCATCCGCCCGGCCAGCTCCGGGCAGGTGTTGGAGGTCAGCTGCGCCTCCACGCCGATGATCTTGAACGGCAGCTCGTTGATCTCGTACAGCGCCTGGGCGGCGAGCAGATAGATGATCGTCAGCAGCACCATGCCGGCGATGAGGAACATGCCGCCGTACAGGAGCGTGAGCCGTATCCGGATCGTGGGCCGCAGCCAGGGGTACGGGCGGGACGGCTCACGCGGGTCCCAGGTGGGCTTCGGGGGCGCGTCGGGGGGCGGCGGATCGGGCGCGGGCGTAGGAGCGTCGGCCATGGCTCAGATCCGGTACCCGGCGCCGGGGACGGTGAGGATGACCGGAGGCTCGCCGAGCTTGCGGCGCAGGGTCATCACGGTGACGCGGACGACATTGGTGAACGGATCGGTGTTCTCGTCCCACGCCTTCTCCAGCAGCTGCTCGGCGGAGACCACATTCCCCTCGCCGCGCATCAGCACCTCCAGCACCGCGAACTCCTTCGGCGCGAGCTGCACCTGCCGGCCCTCCCGGAACACCTCGCGGCGGTTGGGGTCCAGCTTGATCCCCGCTCGCTCCAGCACCGGCGGCAGCGCGGCCGTCGTACGACGGCCCAGGGCACGGACCCGGGCGATCAGCTCGCTGAACGCGAAGGGCTTGGGAAGGTAGTCGTCGGCGCCGATCTCCAGGCCCTCGACGCGGTCGCTGACATCGCCCGACGCGGTGAGCATCAGCACGCGGGTGGGCAGACCGGACTCGACGATCGCCCGGCAGACGTCGTCGCCGTGCACCAGCGGCAGGTCCCGGTCGAGGACGACGACGTCGTAGTCGTTGACGCCCACGCGCTCCTCGGCGGCCGCGCCGTCGTAGACCACGTCGACGGCCATGGCCTCCCGCCTCAGTCCGGTCGCCACGGCATCGGCGAGCAGCTGCTCGTCCTCGACGACGAGTACGCGCACGGCGGTCTTCCTTCCCTGTCCGGTCCGGTCGGTCCGGCCCTGTCCTCGGTGCACCCCGGCGGGGCGGGCAGCTGTGCCGCCGGGGCGGTCACGGGTGCGGCGGCACGGGACCACCGCGCCGCACCCCAGCGGCGTGCTCCCCTCATCCTGCCCGCCCTGCCGGTAAACCGGCGGTAAGAGGAGGTGACGGACTGCGGGAGTGTACGCGGGACGACCGGGGATTTTTTTCACCGCCGGTGAGGTTTTCCCCGGCATCAAGGTGGGGAGGACGAGTGCACACCCAACGATCACGCCTTGCCGGCGGCATGGCCCGACCCACCCGGGCTTTCGCGCCGGCCGGGCAGCACGTCGTGATCGTGCCCATCACCCTCGGCACACCCCCGTGCCGCCGACCATGACGAGGGGGCGCACATGGACGCGTTCACCGCAGGCATTCTGCAGCGGATACGGAGCACCCAGTCCGATCTGCACGCCGCTCGTGAGTCGGGCGACGACTTCCTCGTGGACGTCGAGCAGGCCGAACTGGAGGATCTGCGGCGCATCGCCGCCGATCACGGCGTGGACGTGGACCGCATCAGCCGGGGGGTCAGCGCCTCCCCCTGCTGACACTGACGTTCGCGGCCGTCCCTCCACGACGGGCTGCGCCATCGCCGCCGACACAGCCGACACAGGGATGTGCCCCGGGCCCGAAGGCCCGGGGCACACCCCTGTGCGGAGCGACCGCCGGTCCGGCGTGCGGAGCGAGGGCCGGTGGTCGGCTCACGCGCGCGAGGGACGCGGTCGGGGTGCATCACCTCGGTCCCGCCCGGACAGCGAGCACCTGGCGGGACCGAGGACCGCCAAGGACCGCGCATTGCCGGGCCTTCCCGCTCAGCCGGACGGCACCATTGCGCCCGGCGAGCGCCTTCACGACGGTGCTTCCGGGGAGGCGGCGACGGCCGCCGGCGCCCCTCTGCGGGCTGTGCGGAGACCCGCACGGACGGGGGTTCAGTCGTGCCAGGCGCCGAGGGCGTCGAGGAGGGGCTGGAGGGCGCGGAAGACCCCCGGGGAGGCAGCGACCGTCAGGGCCTCGCCCAGCGGCTCGCCCGGCCGGCCACCGGTCAGCGCACCGGCCTCGCGGGCGATCAGGTCGCCGGCCGCCCAGTCCCAGCGGTGCAGTCCGCGTTCGTAGAAGCCGTCGAGCCGGCCCGCGGCCACGTCGCAGAGGTCGACGGCCGCCGAGCCGGACCGGCGGATGTCGCGGACCTGCGGGACGAGACGGCGCGCCACCTCCGCCTGGGCGACGCGCCGCTCCTGGACGTAGTTGAAACCGGTGCCGACGAGGGCCTGGTCGAGCGAGGGAGAGGTCCGGCACCGCACCGGCCGGCCGTTGCGGAAGGCGCCGTGTCCGGCGACGGCCCGGAAGGTCTCCGCGCGGGAGGGGATCTCGACGACGCCGACGACGGTCTCGCCCCGGTACTCCGCGGCGACAGAGACGCCCCAGGACGGGAGGCCGTAGAGGTAGTTGACGGTGCCGTCGATCGGGTCGATGATCCAGCGCACTCCGCTGGTGCCGTCCACCGAGGCGCCCTCTTCGCCGAGCACGCCGTCGTCCGGCCGGTGCTCGGCGAGGTGCCCGGTGATCAGCTTCTCGGCGGCGAGGTCCATCTCGGTCACGACGTCGATGGGGCTGGTCTTCGTGGCCGCCACTCCCAGGTCGTCCGGCCTCCCGTCGCGCAGCAGCACACCGGCCCGTTCCGCCGCCGCCAGCGCGGTCTCCAGCAGGTCGGCCTTGAGCCGCTCGAGCGCGTCGGGGTCTGAGGCGGCGCGGGGGCGGTGGTGTCCGTCGGTCACGGTGGTCGTGCTCCTCGTCGTCGGGGTCGGGCGGGGTCAGGTGTAGGGGCTGTCCGCGCCGGCCGCGGCGGGTTTCGGCGTGCGGGCCGGGCAGCAGCCGGCCGGGCACACGTCGTGGCTCGGCCCGAGGGTGCCGAGCGCGCAGCGCCGCGGCCGTTCGCCGCGTTCGGTGGCGGCCCGTTCCCGCACCAGTTCGCGGACGGCCGCGGCGAAGCGCGGATCGTCGCCCACGGTCGCCGAGCGGGCGGCGGGCAGTCCCAGTTCCTCGGCCTTGGCCATGGCCTCGGTGTCGAGGTCGTACAGCACCTCCATGTGGTCGGAGACGAAGCCGACGGGGATCATGACGACCGCGGGCGCACCGGAGCCGTACAGGTCCTCCAGGTGGTCGCAGACGTCCGGCTCGAGCCAGGGCACCTGCGGCGAGCCGCTGCGCGACTGGTAGACGAGCTGCCAGGGCCGGTCGACGCCGGTGGCCTCCCGTACCGCTTCGGCGATCACCCGGGCCGCGTCCAGGTGCTGGGCGACGTACGCGCCGCCGTCCGGGCCGGAGGTCTCGGCGGACGCGGTGGGGATGGAGTGGGTGCAGAAGGCGAGGTGGGCGCCGTCGCGCACGGCCTCCGGGAGCCTGCCCAGGGCGGCCAGGACGCCGTCGGTCACCGGGTCGAGGAATCCGGGGTGGTTGAAGTAGTGGCGCAGCTTGTCGACGCGCGGCAGCGCCAGGCCCTCCTCCTCCAGCGCGGCAAGCGACTCGGCGAGGTTCTCGCGGTACTGCCGGCAGCCGGAGTAGGAGGCGTAGGCGCTGGTGGTGAGCACCAGGACGCGGCGCGCGCCGCCCTGGACGGCGTCGCGGAGGGCGTCGGTGAGGTACGGCTCCCAGTTGCGGTTGCCCCAGTGGACCGGGAGGTGGAGTCCGTGCGCGGCGAAGTCCTTGCGCAGCGCCTCCGCCAGTGCCCGGTTCTGCGCGTTGATGGGGCTGACGCCGCCGAACCGGTAGTAGTGCCGTCCGACCTCCTCCAAACGTTCCCGGGGGATTCCGCGGCCCCGGGTGACGTTCTCCAGGAAGGGCACCACGTCCTCGGGTCCCTCCGGGCCGCCGAAGGAGAGGAGGAGCAGGGCGTCGTAGGGGCGGGCTTCGAGCGCGTCGGACATGTCATCGATCCTGCCACCCGGGCCGCCCCGAGCCGCGCAGGGCCCGTGAGTATGATCCCCGCAGCCGCCGGGGGAGGCGGCCCGTGGGCACGGGCCGTACGAGGAGTCCGCCGCAGGAGGGGGTCGGGTATGCGCGCACCGAGCAGGAGCGGCTCGCCGACGTGGCGGAACTGGGCGGGGAACGTCGGGATGCGTCCGGTCCGCACGGTGGCGCCGTCCTCGACGGCGGCGCTGGCCGAGGCGGTGCGCCGGGCGGCGGAGGACGGCCTGCCGGTGAAGGCGGCAG encodes the following:
- a CDS encoding HAMP domain-containing sensor histidine kinase, with amino-acid sequence MADAPTPAPDPPPPDAPPKPTWDPREPSRPYPWLRPTIRIRLTLLYGGMFLIAGMVLLTIIYLLAAQALYEINELPFKIIGVEAQLTSNTCPELAGRMPAEELMRRLAQCNDVQRAHALDELLRSSLLALMGLALAAFAFGYVMAGRVLSPLGRITRTARQVAGSDLHKRIELEGPDDELKELSDTFDEMLDRLDRAFTAQQRFVANASHELRTPLAINRTLLEVQLSDPDASPEVHQLGKTLLATNERSEQLVEGLLLLARSENEIVDRKPVDLAEVAGRAVEQMRADAQTARVELGGLRPPAYVQGNGVLLERVALNLVQNAVRYNLPEGGWVAVSTEAQPGHALLVVENTGPHVPAYEVDNLFEPFRRLRSERTGSDRGVGLGLSIVRSVVRAHGGTVQARPRDEGGLVVWVVLPV
- a CDS encoding response regulator transcription factor, whose protein sequence is MRVLVVEDEQLLADAVATGLRREAMAVDVVYDGAAAEERVGVNDYDVVVLDRDLPLVHGDDVCRAIVESGLPTRVLMLTASGDVSDRVEGLEIGADDYLPKPFAFSELIARVRALGRRTTAALPPVLERAGIKLDPNRREVFREGRQVQLAPKEFAVLEVLMRGEGNVVSAEQLLEKAWDENTDPFTNVVRVTVMTLRRKLGEPPVILTVPGAGYRI
- a CDS encoding inositol monophosphatase family protein, giving the protein MLETALAAAERAGVLLRDGRPDDLGVAATKTSPIDVVTEMDLAAEKLITGHLAEHRPDDGVLGEEGASVDGTSGVRWIIDPIDGTVNYLYGLPSWGVSVAAEYRGETVVGVVEIPSRAETFRAVAGHGAFRNGRPVRCRTSPSLDQALVGTGFNYVQERRVAQAEVARRLVPQVRDIRRSGSAAVDLCDVAAGRLDGFYERGLHRWDWAAGDLIAREAGALTGGRPGEPLGEALTVAASPGVFRALQPLLDALGAWHD
- a CDS encoding ferrochelatase, encoding MSDALEARPYDALLLLSFGGPEGPEDVVPFLENVTRGRGIPRERLEEVGRHYYRFGGVSPINAQNRALAEALRKDFAAHGLHLPVHWGNRNWEPYLTDALRDAVQGGARRVLVLTTSAYASYSGCRQYRENLAESLAALEEEGLALPRVDKLRHYFNHPGFLDPVTDGVLAALGRLPEAVRDGAHLAFCTHSIPTASAETSGPDGGAYVAQHLDAARVIAEAVREATGVDRPWQLVYQSRSGSPQVPWLEPDVCDHLEDLYGSGAPAVVMIPVGFVSDHMEVLYDLDTEAMAKAEELGLPAARSATVGDDPRFAAAVRELVRERAATERGERPRRCALGTLGPSHDVCPAGCCPARTPKPAAAGADSPYT